Proteins encoded together in one Bacteroides ovatus window:
- a CDS encoding glycosyltransferase family 2 protein: MRDIIFTFFNYFVFFYTSMLAIFFVTFAFLSFISLKRRKDYYVESYMRKTIKESPYTPGISVIAPAFNEEKTIIDNVNSMLALEYPLFEVVIVNDGSTDSTLEKMTEYYELVEVPYAYIERIKTRPFRRLLKSSNPKYSRLIVVDKENGGTKADASNAGINVASHPYFICTDVDCILEKYALYRCISPIISSEKQVIAVSGTMLMANGCVVKDGQIIDVRTPRTPIPLFQNLEYMRSYLIGKMGWSAINGMPNVSGGFGLFDRSVAIAAGGYDAPSFAEDMDLITRMVGYMCDFSRPYKIVQIPDTCCWTEGPPNLAMLYRQRTRWARGLFQTLNIHRKMIFKKTYKQMGLLTLPYMFVFEFLAPIIELVGLIVFIYLAFTGAVNWNTAWMIYLTIYTFCQFLSIVVITYDYYVGMLYKRGYEYLWIIIASILEPIFYHPIITFCSLRGYLSYLTNRDFKWKNMERKGFKQKEESADGTDITAMKPEPATI; encoded by the coding sequence ATGAGAGATATAATATTTACATTCTTCAATTATTTCGTATTCTTTTATACGAGCATGCTGGCGATATTCTTCGTCACATTCGCCTTCCTCTCTTTCATTTCTCTAAAACGGAGAAAGGATTACTATGTGGAAAGCTATATGCGGAAAACAATCAAGGAATCCCCCTATACACCGGGCATTTCGGTAATTGCTCCTGCCTTCAATGAAGAAAAGACAATCATTGATAATGTGAACTCCATGCTTGCATTGGAATATCCGCTTTTCGAGGTGGTTATTGTAAATGATGGAAGTACGGACAGTACATTGGAAAAGATGACCGAATATTATGAACTGGTAGAAGTGCCCTATGCTTATATCGAGCGAATCAAAACCAGACCGTTCCGAAGACTCCTCAAATCCTCCAACCCGAAATACAGCCGACTCATCGTTGTAGACAAAGAAAATGGAGGAACTAAAGCGGATGCATCCAATGCGGGTATCAACGTTGCTTCTCATCCTTATTTTATCTGCACGGATGTGGATTGCATTTTGGAAAAGTATGCTCTTTATCGTTGTATCTCGCCCATTATATCTTCAGAAAAACAAGTAATTGCAGTCAGCGGAACGATGTTGATGGCTAACGGATGCGTCGTGAAAGACGGACAAATCATAGACGTTAGAACTCCCCGTACACCGATTCCACTTTTCCAGAATCTGGAATACATGCGTTCCTATCTGATTGGTAAGATGGGATGGTCCGCAATCAATGGTATGCCGAATGTTTCCGGTGGATTCGGTCTTTTCGACCGTTCGGTAGCGATTGCAGCCGGAGGATACGATGCCCCCTCTTTTGCCGAAGACATGGACCTCATCACCCGCATGGTAGGATATATGTGCGACTTCTCCCGTCCTTATAAGATCGTACAGATTCCTGATACTTGTTGTTGGACGGAAGGACCTCCCAACCTGGCAATGCTTTACCGGCAACGTACCCGTTGGGCACGGGGATTGTTCCAGACACTTAATATCCATCGTAAGATGATTTTCAAAAAGACGTATAAACAGATGGGACTGTTAACTCTGCCTTATATGTTCGTTTTTGAGTTTCTGGCGCCGATCATCGAGCTCGTCGGTTTGATAGTATTTATCTATCTGGCCTTTACAGGAGCAGTCAACTGGAACACGGCATGGATGATTTACCTGACGATCTATACGTTCTGCCAGTTCCTTTCCATCGTTGTTATTACCTACGACTACTATGTCGGGATGCTATATAAAAGAGGATATGAATACCTGTGGATTATCATTGCGTCCATATTAGAGCCTATCTTCTATCATCCCATCATCACTTTCTGTTCATTGAGAGGATACCTCAGTTATCTGACCAATAGAGACTTCAAGTGGAAGAACATGGAACGTAAGGGATTCAAGCAGAAAGAAGAAAGTGCAGACGGTACTGATATAACGGCAATGAAGCCCGAACCTGCTACGATTTAA